One Mycobacterium kubicae genomic window carries:
- a CDS encoding alpha/beta hydrolase — protein sequence MTVTLADIERWDPAAIRTVFDVAIQRAHGTRTASAALTETMRLLNFGGDTADAAHEAAQRTTLVLDAHADACQAVGRAAEQAADEVAAIRSRLHAIRDTAREHHLVINDATGVALPPPDFASYAPGEQQRIFDAAVRLSDSIKRLLADAEQADEDLAAALRGADGDLSGEQVETQLAHRPPQMPQPPPPGSDPEQVSRWWHALTPGQQDRAEEWSGDALRNLDGIPTDIRTELNVAALHRELARLQQGWYDRRGIWHTDTDKLNDLRALQDALSAHPDAGLVLLDTSGNPRKVLAALAVGDVDNAERVGVTVGGLNTRVSSSVGGMVREAQAQRDKASDLRRYAGTPNYDAVASIAWLGYDAPDSVKDVTHDWLARDAATPLTGFYRGLAAVTNVSDQHIAAFGHSYGSLVTSLALQHGAPVSDVVFYGSPGTELTSAAQLGVPPGHAYYMIGVNDDVAELLPHFGAFGAAPQDVTGMTRLSTATAVAPGGAHGDGQLHERAYGHSEYARMGSNGQLRTSGYNLAAVLAGLPDDLIATPRQQR from the coding sequence ATGACGGTGACGCTTGCCGACATCGAACGCTGGGATCCGGCAGCGATCAGGACGGTGTTCGACGTCGCCATCCAACGTGCCCACGGCACCCGCACCGCGTCGGCGGCACTGACCGAGACCATGCGGCTGCTCAACTTCGGCGGCGACACCGCCGACGCGGCGCACGAGGCGGCACAGCGCACCACGCTGGTGCTCGACGCCCACGCCGACGCCTGCCAAGCCGTCGGTCGAGCCGCCGAGCAGGCGGCCGACGAAGTCGCCGCCATCAGATCGCGGCTGCACGCCATCCGCGACACCGCCCGCGAGCACCACCTGGTGATCAACGACGCGACCGGTGTGGCGTTGCCCCCGCCCGACTTCGCGTCATATGCCCCCGGCGAACAACAACGCATCTTCGACGCGGCCGTGCGGCTTTCCGACAGCATCAAGCGCCTGCTGGCCGACGCCGAGCAAGCCGACGAGGACCTGGCGGCCGCCCTGCGCGGCGCCGACGGTGACCTGTCCGGTGAGCAGGTCGAAACCCAACTCGCGCACCGGCCGCCGCAGATGCCGCAGCCACCGCCACCGGGCAGCGACCCCGAGCAGGTGAGCAGGTGGTGGCACGCGTTGACACCGGGCCAGCAGGACCGGGCCGAAGAGTGGTCCGGTGACGCGCTGCGCAACCTCGACGGCATCCCGACCGACATCCGTACCGAGCTCAACGTGGCGGCCCTGCACCGCGAATTGGCCCGGCTGCAACAAGGTTGGTACGACCGTCGCGGGATCTGGCACACCGACACCGACAAGCTCAACGACTTGCGGGCACTGCAGGACGCGCTCAGCGCGCACCCCGACGCCGGCCTCGTTCTGCTGGACACCTCCGGAAACCCGCGAAAAGTGTTGGCGGCGCTCGCGGTTGGTGACGTCGACAACGCCGAACGCGTCGGTGTCACGGTGGGCGGGCTGAACACGCGGGTCAGCTCGAGCGTCGGCGGCATGGTGCGCGAAGCTCAAGCGCAGCGAGACAAGGCCAGCGATCTACGCCGCTACGCCGGAACGCCGAACTATGACGCGGTGGCGTCCATCGCATGGCTGGGCTATGACGCACCCGACAGCGTGAAGGATGTAACGCATGACTGGTTGGCCCGCGATGCCGCGACACCGTTGACCGGCTTCTACCGCGGGCTGGCCGCGGTCACCAACGTCTCCGATCAACACATCGCCGCGTTCGGCCACTCGTACGGGTCGCTGGTCACCAGCCTGGCGCTGCAGCACGGCGCGCCGGTGAGCGACGTCGTCTTCTACGGTTCCCCGGGCACCGAGCTGACCAGCGCCGCGCAGTTGGGTGTGCCACCTGGGCACGCCTACTACATGATCGGCGTCAACGATGATGTCGCAGAACTCCTCCCGCATTTCGGCGCGTTCGGCGCCGCGCCGCAGGACGTCACCGGCATGACGCGGTTGTCGACCGCTACCGCAGTTGCCCCCGGCGGGGCTCATGGCGACGGCCAACTACACGAACGGGCTTACGGCCATTCCGAATACGCCCGCATGGGCAGCAATGGACAACTACGCACGAGTGGATACAACCTGGCCGCGGTGTTGGCCGGGCTGCCCGACGACCTCATCGCGACACCGCGGCAACAACGATGA
- a CDS encoding LppA family lipoprotein translates to MKRALTALLVGTAVLLTGCLKSLDPYANPGRTELDRLQKIVNARPDLEVVQQQLAALDTSVRAAVAKYAPATRFSSTKVTHPTNGCQDPFHRSIGRQERSDHFFGEPAPTDQQWQQIVAELAPVFSEAGFRPAEPAGANDSQLNDGALVTLVNHGNLIDYNYDTGCHLPAAWRTAPPPPELRPGNDPSVHYPYLYESPGGRSVDAL, encoded by the coding sequence ATGAAGCGCGCCCTCACCGCACTGCTCGTCGGGACCGCCGTACTACTCACCGGTTGCCTGAAATCGTTGGACCCGTACGCCAATCCGGGTCGCACCGAACTGGACCGGCTGCAGAAGATCGTCAATGCCCGGCCTGATCTGGAAGTGGTGCAACAGCAACTCGCCGCCCTCGATACCTCGGTTCGCGCCGCCGTCGCGAAATACGCACCAGCAACCAGATTTTCCAGCACCAAGGTCACCCACCCAACCAACGGGTGCCAAGATCCGTTCCACCGCAGCATCGGTCGTCAAGAGCGCAGCGACCACTTCTTCGGCGAGCCCGCACCAACCGACCAACAATGGCAGCAGATCGTCGCCGAGTTGGCACCGGTGTTCTCGGAGGCGGGCTTTCGGCCTGCCGAACCGGCCGGTGCCAACGACTCGCAACTCAATGACGGCGCGCTGGTCACTCTGGTCAACCACGGCAACCTGATCGACTACAACTACGACACCGGCTGTCACCTGCCGGCCGCGTGGCGCACCGCGCCGCCCCCACCCGAACTGCGACCGGGCAACGACCCGAGCGTGCATTACCCGTATCTGTACGAATCTCCGGGTGGCAGAAGCGTGGACGCGCTATAG
- a CDS encoding putative bifunctional diguanylate cyclase/phosphodiesterase: MSQVDLMKGADVTLARAKQAGRNRWALYDRTHENSPMHRALDRGEFFLVYQPIVRLSDDCIIGAEALLRWAHPTLGTLLPNRFINLAERNGMIVPLTTFVIEEACRQVERWRRNQTAEPLPFVSVNVSVRNICDPGFISVVKTALAHCGLPPHTLQLELTENAVLGKDETSVTRLQQLSAMGLPIAIDDFGTGFSSLAYLRDLPVDVVKLAGEFIKNLGGNIQDRLADEQITRAMIDLAHTLGLTVTAEQVETPSQAARLRALGCDAAQGWHFAKPLPAELFTP, translated from the coding sequence ATGTCGCAGGTTGACCTGATGAAAGGGGCCGACGTAACGCTGGCGCGCGCCAAGCAGGCGGGCCGAAACCGGTGGGCACTCTACGACCGCACTCATGAGAACTCACCGATGCACCGGGCACTGGATCGCGGCGAATTCTTTCTGGTGTACCAGCCTATCGTGCGGCTGAGCGACGACTGCATTATCGGCGCCGAAGCTTTGCTGCGGTGGGCTCACCCCACGCTGGGCACGCTGCTGCCCAACCGGTTCATCAATCTCGCTGAGCGAAACGGCATGATCGTGCCGCTGACGACGTTCGTCATCGAAGAAGCGTGCCGGCAGGTGGAAAGGTGGCGCAGAAACCAGACCGCCGAACCGTTGCCCTTCGTCAGCGTGAACGTCTCGGTGCGAAACATCTGCGATCCAGGCTTCATCTCGGTGGTCAAGACCGCCCTTGCCCACTGCGGCCTGCCGCCGCACACGCTGCAACTCGAACTCACCGAAAACGCGGTGCTGGGCAAGGACGAAACGTCGGTGACCCGGCTGCAGCAACTGTCCGCGATGGGCCTGCCGATCGCCATCGACGATTTCGGGACCGGATTCTCCAGCTTGGCCTACCTACGCGACCTGCCGGTCGACGTGGTCAAACTCGCCGGCGAGTTCATCAAGAACCTTGGTGGCAACATCCAGGATCGGCTCGCGGACGAACAGATCACCCGAGCGATGATCGACCTGGCGCACACACTTGGCCTTACCGTCACCGCTGAGCAGGTCGAGACACCGAGCCAAGCGGCCCGGTTGCGCGCTCTTGGCTGCGACGCCGCACAGGGTTGGCACTTCGCCAAACCACTGCCGGCCGAGCTCTTCACCCCGTAG